The segment AGAGGATGTGATCAACAGCCACAAACACGCTCTGTTACGTCACCTGGAGAGGTTGGGTCTCTGTGTGAACTCTGTGGTCACTCGCAGGTGCTTAAGCGCACTGAAACCATGGCAAAACCCCGACTTGTACCAGCGCGGCATCCAGAAGGGTCTGGTCACGCAGCGGAAAGTGGTCACAACGGACGCGTCGGCGATGGGCTGGGGAGCTCATTGCGATGGCTTACCGGCTTCGGGCCACTGGACAGAGTCGGAAAGAACGTGGCACATAAATCGCCTCGAGCTGAGAGCGGTTTCTTTAGCCCTTCAGAGTTTTATGACGCAAATCAGGGGGCACCACGTGTTGATTCGCACGGACAACATGACGGTGGTAACTTACATAAACCACCAGGGCAGAGTACACTCGAAAGCCCTGTACATTCAGGCAGCACACCTTTTGCTGTGGGCTGATCATCATCTGCTCTCCATTCGAGCAGCGCACGTTCCGGGATGCCTGAACAGTGGCGCGGATATGCTTTCAAGGAACGGGATTCCACACGGAGAATGGAGACTGAACCCTGGGACAGTGAGGCTGATCTGGGAACAGTCTGGGAAAGCGGAGGTGGACCTGTTCGCGTCAGAGGAGAACACGCATTGCCCTCTGTTCTTCTCGCCGTCGCGCTCTCCCCTGGGCGGGGATGCACTCACAATGCCGTGGCCTAATGCCCGTCTGTATGCATTCCCCCCGCTAAAGATTTTGTCACAAGTGCTGCACAAAATCAGAGGGGAGAAAGTGTCAGTGTTATTAGTCGCTCCGTACTGGCCGAACAGGCCTTGGTTTCCCGATCTTCTAGGAATACTAACGGCTCCCCCGTGGCCGATCCCGCTGAGACGAGATCTCCTGTCTCAGGCAGACGGCTAGATATGGCACCCCAACCCAGAATGGTGGAAACTTCAGGTATGGATGGTGTGCGGGAACCGGTAAACCCGGGTTCGTTGTCTCACCGATAACGGAGGCGCGAGCCCCTTCTACAAGATGCCTGTACGCTTGTAAATGGGCAGTCTTTGAAAGGTGGTGCGAATCGAATGGTCGGGACCCGGAAAGTTGCCCGTGTCTCACATTCTGGATTTTCTGCAACAACGAATGGACGGTGGCAGTATGCCCTCTACGCTTAAGGTTTACGTTGCAGCTATCTCCAGCTTTTCACGCTGCTGTTGACGGGCGCTCAGTTGGGAAACACGATCTAGTGATCAGATTTCTGAGAGGCGCGAGAAGACTTAAACCCTCCCGCCCCCCTGCAATGCCATCCTGGGATCTGGCTCTAGTGCTGGGAGCGCTAGCCCTCCCGCCATTCGAGCCACTTCAGTCTGTCTGCTTGAATGAGCTCACGCTTAAAACCGTGCTGCTGTTCACCCTTGCATCATGCAAGCGCGTGGGGGATTTGCAAGCGCTCTCTGTGAATACAGACTGTATGCAGTTTGGACCAGGTGATTGTAATGTCACGCTCAAGCCAAAATTTGGCTATGTGCCTAAATCGCTATCGACACCATTTAGAGCGCAAGTGGTGGCTCTTTCTGCCTTCTCTCCAGAATCGGAGACTTCATTGGATGGCACCACGAGTCAGGTGTTGTGTCTGGTGAGGGCTTTACAACTCTACGTCAACCGCACGGCTGCGTTTCGGCAATCCCAGCAGCTGTTTGTATGCTTCGGAGGCAGCACCAGAGGACAGCCTGTCTCTAAACAACGACTGTCACATTGGGTGGTCGATGCTATTGCCTTGGCATATTCTAGCCGTGGTATGGAATGTCCTATTGGTGTTCGAGCCCATTCGACGAGGGCTGTCTCCTCCTCGTGGGCGTGGACTAAGGGAGTTTCTATCAATGATATTTGTATGGCGGCTGGATGGTCTTCGCAGAATACCTTTGCCAGATTCTACAACTTGGACGTGCAGTCATTAGCCTCACAGGTTCTATCGGTGAGTACAACCTGTGGTTCTTCCTGCAACCACTAGCCGCTTGACAGCGCTGGTGGTTTCGACCAGGTCCTGTAAGGAGAGGTTCAGACTGTAACGCCTCGTACGGTCATTCCCTATGTGTGCCCAACATTTCCTTCTAATGGTTGTTGCACTGTTTTGCTTTACGCTTGTATGTGGGTTCACAGGACTGTGTCATATTTGTATAGCTATGGGGCTGCGTCTCTTTCAgacataatttttaattaacCTGATTGGTCCCCCATACGGGAATCTATATCCAATCCCTTCGAGGCATGTCGCAGGGTCATATCTGATTGGCTGGGGATTAACTTTAGTGTATACAGGAATTATTTATGATTGCTCCGCCGAGGCTGAGCCTTTTTATTCATTGTTCTCACGGCGTTGTTCTATACAGTCCCCAAGGCGTTAACGCCATGTCGAGAGACCATTCTCGAGAGGGAACGTCTTCGGTTACTATcctaacctcggttccctgagagccGTGTTCACTGCTCGGATCTGCTGTACTGTCAATTCAGTTGGAAGATTCTGAGGTTTTGCCGCCAACACGGCACAATATATAGTGGCGAGGCCCCGCCCATATTTGCCGTCTTGGCTGGCATTGGCCAGTGAGAGTTGCAACTTCACTGGCGTTCTGCAATAGGATTTCAGGTAGGTTAGGAAGGAAGGGTTTTTGCTGTTtgctgttgacggctgtactgcgtttgagctccgtcactatattcttttcattgactatttttaacttaaaaatcaattttatacatcattgtttccgtttatataacgtgtgaatatatcctctattgtattctacaacaaaaacaatcagagcgcctcgctatcactagttttattttgatctcccgggtccgctattagcttttagccagttagcatcagcaagcgtgtttgctgctaactgcgcttacattgctaatactctattctcacacattaccactgctgtactcactgttacttgctttaatggtggatgaatgtctccactctgtgcagctcgagctcgaggccgtggggaagcagattcgcgacctggaacagaggcaggcccagctgagagagcggagagccgcgctggaatcatcccgggctgaagctcacaagtccggggtaagtatacagcgtgctgttaacagtcccaccacgtctactccgtgtgtttctctgcgcaggcccggtgcacccaggacgcgatcttcccagatgtccttcactgcgacgccgggacaccacggaccctgggtgcatccacagcggaggacgcgagctgggtcccgggtgactacttctccccctcctgccttcgagctctccatccagaaccgcttcgctcccctccgcgagacaggacgcgacgctgtgatcatcggagactccatcgtccgacacgtaagtgctacgttagccgaaggtaaagtgcacactcattgtttgcctggtgctcgtgttctcgatgtttctgcgcagatacccgcgatcctgaaggacggcgagagccccagagcggtcgtgcttcacgccggggttaacgacaccacgctgcggcagacggagacgctgaagagggacttcaggaacCTGATCGAGActgttcgcagcacgacgcccgcggcgacgatcgtcgtgtcaggaccactgcccacgtatcgatgagggcacgaaaggttcagtagactttttgctttaaatgaatggttgttgtcatggtgtaaagaacagaaactgctatttgttaataactggaatcttttctgggagcgtcctagactgtttcgcgctgatggattacaccccagcagaattggagcggagcttctctctgacaacatctccaggacacttcgctccatgtgactagtaagacaattctcaaataaccattatgatgagttttgttctaaccgcttaaatgctaaaggtacttgcgctgtaaaacctattaagactgtgtctgttccccgaatagtgaggtcaaaatataaatataatgtaggatctagaaaaaatcttatcgtaattaaaccagaaaaatgtaaagtaaatgaacaaaaacaatttttaaagtttgggctcataaatattagatcactcgcaccaaaagcagttattgtaaatgaaatgatcacagataatagttttgatttactctgcttgactgaaaccaggctaaaaccaaatgattattttggtctaaatgagtctactccaccaaactactgttataagcatgagccccgtcagactggtcgtggcgggggtgttgcaacaatatatagtgatattcttaatgttacccagaaaacaggatacaggtttaactcttttgaaatacttctgctaaatgttactctgtcagacatgcaaaagaaatctaatgtatctcttgctctggctactgtgtatagaccaccagggccgtatacagaattcctgaaagaatttgcagatttcctctcagaccttctagttacagttgataaggcgctaatcatgggagattttaatattcacgttgataatgcaaatgatacattaggacttgcgtttactgacctaataaactcctttggagtcaagcaaaatgtcaccgggcccactcatcgttttaatcatacactagatttaattatatcgcatggaatcgatcttactgctatagatattgtacctcaaagtgatgatattacagaccatttccttgtatcgtgcatgctgcgtataactgatattaactatatgtcacagcgttaccgtctgggcagaactattgttccagccaccaaagaaagattcgcaaataacctgcctgatctatctcaactgctaattgtacccaaaaatacacacgaattagacgaaattactgacaacatgggcactattttctctaatacattagaagctgttgccccaatcaaattgaaaaaagttagagaaaaacgtactgtaccatggtataacagtaatactcactctctcaagaaattaactcgtagtcttgaacgcaaatggagaaaaactaacttagaagtttttagaattgcatggaaaaacagtatgtccagctatagacaggctctaaaaactgctagggcagagcatatacacaaactcattgaaaataaccaaaacaatcctaggtttttatttagcacagtggctaagttaacaaattaccagatgccacctgattcaaatattccaccaacgttaaatagtaatgactttatgaatttcttcactgataaaatagataacattagaaatacaatagcgaatgtagattctacagcgtctaacacttcagtttcatccatcgcacccaaagataaactgcagtgctttacaaccataggacaggaagagctaaataaacttatcactgtatctaaaccaacaacatgtttattagatcctgtaccctcaaaattactgaaagagctgttacctgtagcagaagaaatgcttctcaatatcataaactcgtcgttaactttaggacacgtcccaaaaccattcaagctggcggttatcaagcctcttattaagaaaccaaaactagatcctagtgtactggcaaattataggcctatctcaaatcttccatttatgtctaaaattttagagaaagttgtgtctgctcaattgagcaccttcctgcataaaaatgatatgtatgaagaatttcagtcaggttttaggccccaccatagcacagaaactgcacttgttaaaattacaaatgacctgctccttgcgtcagaccaaggctgcatctcatttctagtcttacttgatcttagtgctgcgttcgacaccatagatcatgacatactcatagatcgattacaaaactatacaggtattcaagggcaggctctaagatggtttagatcctacctgtccgatcgctaccattttgtttacttaaatggggagtcatctcatttatcatcagtaaaatatggagtgccacaaggatccgtcctaggtccccttctattttcaatatatatgttgccccttggtaatattattagaaaatacggaattagcttccactgttatgctgatgatactcagctatatatctcaacgagaccagatgaaacttcccaattatctaagctaacagagtgtgttaaaaatgtaaaagattggatgacacacaattttctccaattaaattcggataagacagagatactaattattggaccaaaaaacactacacagaatcttgtagattacaatctgcaactagacggatatactgttacttcctctacagtcagaaatctgggtgttatattagacagcaatttatcttttgaaaatcatatttccaatgttacaaaaactgcattcttccatcttagaaacattgccaagctacgaaacatgttatctgtttctgatgcagaaaagctagttcatgcattcatgacctctagactggactattgtaacgcacttctaggtggttgtcctgcttcttcaataaacaagctacaggtagtccaaaatgcagcagctagagtccttatgaggtcaagaaaatatgatcatattaccccaattttacagtctctgcactggctacctattaagttccgtatcagttacaaattatcattacttacctataaggccctaaatggtttagctccagcgtacctaactagccttctaccacgttacaacccatcacgcaccctaaggtcacaaaacgctggacttttggtcgttcctaggatagcaaagtccactaaaggaggtagagctttctcacatttggctcccaaactctggaatagccttcctgataatgttcggggttcagacacactctctctgtttaaatctagattaaaaacacatctctttcgccaagcattcaaataatgtatctttttaattgtgagtgtagttgcatctgttcaaagttgcatttttattcattagcttgggttaaactaattttactttgttggatcagcagctatgctaatgatgtctgtattttgtttctatgtttcgccacgggatttacatcccgtggtaactaggatttaaacaagctccagtctgaatccagaaaacctgagaagagatgatgctgaccctcagaggaccccagatgatgctaccttgaatcaacaaacagaactaacaattattgctaaatgtgtgactgaatcatataataacttaattaataatattgatagttcatcgtctagctgactacgtcttgtattattattattatttttttttctaaaatcctgtcaaatgtgcacaaactactagctactactaaatattgtagaaacataattttctgtaaagttgctttgtaacgatttattttgtaaaaagcgctatacaaataaacttgaattgaattgaattgaaaagggAGTCCccttacgatagtaaccggagacgttttccCCCAATCCGACTCCGCCCTCGCcacgcccccagctatgactagatgccgactgtatcTATAGAAGCCCAAGAGGCAAAACTCAATAGAACGCTCCATAGCAACAGTCGCCCCCATGACGTGACGGCGCGGCCGCCATTATGGACTGAAAACTGAAGCAAAACGCCAAGAAATAATGGGAGTCAATGGCACTGAAAAACTTAACATAACAAAAACTTAACATAACTTAATGAACTTTCTTCTGGACATCatatctaaatatgaaaacaatttaaaatacattaatgaggATGACCGACgttaaatgacagaaaatatatatgtgtCAGTTATGCATGGCCTAATTACCCTTAGGAAAATAGTATTTTgggacaaaatattattatagaagTACTATAAGACTACTATAGAAATACTATAGCGGCTCTAGGATATTATAGAGGTATTACAGAGCTTAACATActtctgtgatgttctgtaatacCTCTATAATATTTTTAAGCTGCTATAGCATTTCTATAGTATTTTTATCGTACTTCTGTAGTATGTCCCAAATTACTATAGGCCTAGTATTCCTATAAGATTACTAGAATATTTTGTCCCAAAATACTATAAGATTCCTATAGtactttttcgtaagggtatGTCCCCCACCAAATCGGCTTTATTAGCCTACCACTTACGGTTTGCAAagatacaattataaaattactgcAAACCTTTAATCTATCAATATTTATGTTCTATTATGCATTTTCCTTGTTATATGAATAACAGAAAttcatgaaataatatatataggcAGACACACAGTAATAAGATTTATTCAAATGTTGATTTTGACATTAGT is part of the Carassius gibelio isolate Cgi1373 ecotype wild population from Czech Republic chromosome A4, carGib1.2-hapl.c, whole genome shotgun sequence genome and harbors:
- the LOC127976369 gene encoding uncharacterized protein LOC127976369 translates to MVDECLHSVQLELEAVGKQIRDLEQRQAQLRERRAALESSRAEAHKSGVSIQRAVNSPTTSTPCVSLRRPGAPRTRSSQMSFTATPGHHGPWVHPQRRTRAGSRVTTSPPPAFELSIQNRFAPLRETGRDAVIIGDSIVRHIPAILKDGESPRAVVLHAGVNDTTLRQTETLKRDFRNLIETVRSTTPAATIVVSGPLPTYR